A genomic region of Desulfuromonas sp. TF contains the following coding sequences:
- a CDS encoding porin: MKSAQFFTALLACLVVLAISTPASAEIVLYDKEGATFGVDGSFNTFYVHSDSDNEIADTDRTQSRVKMGFLPNWIGFNFSKQVGDLKLGGRSSFWVTINDSDDLNGGTHGITDTGIDVRQFYATVGSDWGQVLLGKDFGLFSRSNIFLDEILLGYGNVSDTFGLIDGANVSFGNIGTGYIYPMPAAQITYRSPDLAGFKLAIGLVDPSRTTTGPNAEEDMPRFEGELTYNYKLANGNITAWAGFLHQQSESDTEDIDSTGISYGIKARIAGLGLHASGFSAEGVGLLLGPGVDTVLGIPLTEAGDELDSNGYLLQASYIIGNARVVGSYGKNELEFELVDELENETVTGALFYAVNDNFNLVAEYNINEISSGGAEEETKTIALGAIVNF, encoded by the coding sequence ATGAAATCAGCACAATTTTTCACTGCTTTGCTTGCATGCCTCGTGGTTCTGGCAATCAGCACCCCGGCATCAGCCGAGATCGTCCTCTACGACAAGGAAGGGGCGACGTTCGGCGTCGACGGTTCTTTCAACACGTTCTATGTTCATAGCGACAGCGACAACGAGATTGCCGACACTGACCGCACGCAGTCCCGGGTCAAAATGGGTTTTCTGCCCAACTGGATCGGCTTCAACTTCAGCAAGCAGGTCGGCGACCTGAAACTCGGCGGCCGTTCCTCCTTCTGGGTGACAATCAACGACAGCGATGATCTGAACGGCGGGACTCACGGCATCACCGACACCGGCATCGATGTCCGCCAGTTCTACGCCACCGTGGGCAGCGACTGGGGTCAGGTCCTTCTCGGCAAGGACTTCGGCCTGTTCAGCCGCTCGAATATCTTTCTCGACGAGATCCTGCTCGGCTACGGCAATGTGAGCGACACCTTTGGTCTCATCGACGGCGCCAATGTGTCTTTCGGCAATATCGGCACGGGATACATCTACCCGATGCCCGCCGCGCAGATCACCTACCGCTCCCCCGACCTGGCCGGCTTCAAGCTGGCGATCGGCCTGGTCGACCCCTCCCGCACCACCACGGGGCCCAACGCGGAAGAGGACATGCCGAGATTCGAAGGGGAATTGACCTACAACTACAAATTGGCCAACGGCAATATCACCGCCTGGGCCGGCTTTCTCCACCAGCAGTCCGAAAGCGATACGGAAGATATCGATTCTACCGGGATCTCCTACGGCATCAAGGCGAGGATTGCGGGCCTGGGCCTCCACGCTTCCGGCTTTAGCGCGGAAGGTGTAGGCCTCCTGCTCGGACCCGGTGTCGATACGGTTCTTGGCATTCCCCTCACAGAGGCGGGAGATGAACTCGACAGCAATGGCTATCTCCTCCAGGCTTCCTACATCATCGGCAATGCGAGGGTTGTGGGCTCCTATGGCAAGAACGAGCTTGAGTTTGAACTCGTCGATGAGTTGGAAAACGAAACCGTCACCGGGGCCTTGTTCTACGCCGTGAACGACAATTTCAACCTCGTCGCCGAATACAACATAAACGAAATCTCGTCCGGCGGCGCCGAAGAGGAAACCAAAACCATTGCCCTGGGTGCGATAGTCAACTTCTGA
- a CDS encoding TonB C-terminal domain-containing protein, with product MTRNRFTRQQTGLHPDPRMGRMLFVSLGVHLAVFLLFSGVLMPRFKRDVRPVYHVNLVNLPVKDPQAGRPDARPEAPKPKPEPKKPEPVKVAPPEPAPKKPETVKVPPPKPEPKKPAPKVVKPADKAPPVKKEPVAKPQPRESYEDTLSAIDKLKRKKEIEDLQKSLAALTQKDARQAAPVTAPAGMPEGKGTEAGPSYDAWLQEYLKQAWTLSRYQVSRPDLEAVVTLVFDARGNLIDYRFIEKSEEERFNDSVRRAVLQLKKLPTEPGERMEKKIVFNLKDLLE from the coding sequence ATGACCCGCAACCGTTTCACCCGACAGCAGACAGGGCTTCATCCCGATCCCCGAATGGGGCGCATGCTTTTCGTCTCTCTGGGGGTCCACCTGGCGGTTTTCCTCCTTTTCTCCGGCGTTCTGATGCCCCGTTTCAAGCGGGACGTGCGTCCCGTCTACCATGTCAACCTGGTCAACCTGCCGGTGAAAGACCCACAGGCCGGCCGGCCCGACGCCCGGCCGGAAGCGCCCAAACCGAAGCCGGAGCCGAAAAAACCGGAACCGGTCAAGGTCGCCCCGCCCGAACCGGCGCCGAAAAAACCGGAAACGGTCAAGGTGCCCCCTCCGAAGCCGGAGCCCAAGAAGCCCGCTCCAAAGGTGGTCAAGCCGGCGGATAAGGCGCCGCCGGTGAAAAAAGAGCCGGTGGCGAAACCACAGCCCCGGGAGAGTTATGAAGATACTCTTTCGGCCATCGACAAGCTGAAGAGAAAGAAAGAAATCGAAGATCTGCAAAAAAGCCTGGCGGCCCTCACCCAAAAGGATGCGCGCCAGGCCGCACCGGTCACAGCTCCGGCAGGAATGCCGGAAGGAAAGGGGACGGAGGCGGGTCCCTCCTATGATGCGTGGCTGCAGGAGTACCTGAAACAGGCCTGGACCCTTTCCAGGTACCAGGTATCCCGCCCGGACCTCGAGGCTGTGGTGACCCTGGTCTTCGATGCCAGAGGAAATCTCATCGACTACCGCTTCATCGAAAAGTCCGAAGAGGAGCGCTTCAATGATTCCGTACGCCGTGCCGTTCTTCAGTTAAAGAAACTGCCGACGGAGCCGGGCGAACGGATGGAGAAAAAAATTGTCTTCAATCTTAAAGATCTCCTGGAGTAA
- a CDS encoding cation:proton antiporter → MDSLTPREITVMFTALGTLLFSARLLGEIARRCNLPSVLGEIMAGILLGPTVLGTLAPALSQNLFPSRGGGALVLDGLTTLAIVLFLLVAGIEIDLRTVWRQGRAAICVALVGMFLPFSLGFAAAWYAPGLMGYEAGTDHLIFSLFMATALSISALPIIAKILMDLNLYRSDLGVTVVAAAVFNDLIGWLVFAMILGLAGAEHGHSMAIGHTVWLTITFTVAMLTIVPWVIHRILLWIQAYASWPGGVLGFALSMALFAAAFTEWLGIHAIFGSFLAGVALGQSSQLRERTRTTIDQFVSFFFAPLFFASIGLRVNFAANFDLSLTLTVLGLALFGKVTGSALGGRLGGLPWREAWGAGFGMGAQGTMGIILGVLALQFGFIGQEVFVSLVVMALVTSLISGPMLQKILRLKKPRKFTDYLQPQGFIRRLDGADSREVIRELSQVIAPLAGLDAGEVCNAVLAREKIMATGIGHGVAVPHARFRDLAEPLVGIGFSDTGVDFDAPDETAARIICLILTPPHDNGAQLEILADIAATFKNEGLREKAFHLTSYTELLALVKSGKDA, encoded by the coding sequence ATGGACAGCCTGACTCCGCGCGAAATAACCGTGATGTTCACGGCTCTCGGTACGCTTCTTTTCTCGGCACGGTTGCTCGGGGAGATCGCCAGGCGCTGCAACCTGCCGTCGGTGCTGGGAGAGATCATGGCCGGGATTCTCCTGGGGCCTACGGTCCTGGGCACCCTGGCGCCTGCGCTGAGTCAGAATCTTTTTCCTTCCCGGGGAGGAGGAGCTCTTGTCCTTGACGGTCTGACCACCCTGGCGATCGTTCTGTTTCTGCTGGTGGCCGGAATTGAAATCGACCTGCGCACGGTGTGGCGGCAGGGGCGGGCGGCGATCTGCGTGGCACTGGTCGGGATGTTCCTCCCTTTTTCCCTAGGCTTTGCCGCCGCCTGGTACGCTCCGGGGTTGATGGGTTACGAGGCCGGGACCGACCACCTGATCTTCTCCCTCTTCATGGCAACGGCCCTGTCGATTTCGGCCCTGCCGATCATCGCCAAGATCCTGATGGATCTGAATCTCTATCGGAGCGATCTGGGCGTGACGGTCGTCGCCGCCGCGGTCTTCAACGACCTGATCGGATGGCTTGTCTTCGCCATGATCCTGGGGTTGGCGGGGGCCGAACACGGACACAGCATGGCGATCGGCCACACCGTATGGTTGACCATCACTTTTACCGTCGCCATGCTCACCATCGTTCCATGGGTCATCCACCGGATCCTCCTCTGGATCCAGGCTTACGCCAGCTGGCCGGGCGGGGTCCTGGGCTTCGCCCTCTCCATGGCCCTGTTTGCCGCCGCCTTTACCGAATGGCTCGGTATCCATGCCATCTTCGGCTCTTTTCTGGCCGGCGTGGCCCTCGGTCAGTCGAGCCAGTTGAGGGAGCGGACAAGGACCACGATCGACCAGTTCGTATCCTTCTTCTTCGCTCCCCTCTTCTTTGCCAGCATCGGCCTGCGGGTCAACTTCGCCGCTAACTTCGATCTCTCTCTCACCCTGACCGTTCTCGGGCTTGCCCTCTTCGGAAAGGTGACGGGGAGCGCCCTGGGGGGGCGGCTCGGAGGCCTCCCCTGGCGGGAAGCATGGGGAGCCGGATTCGGTATGGGGGCCCAGGGGACAATGGGGATCATCCTCGGCGTGCTCGCGCTGCAGTTCGGCTTTATCGGCCAGGAGGTCTTCGTCTCCCTCGTAGTGATGGCTCTCGTCACCTCCCTGATAAGCGGCCCCATGCTGCAAAAAATTCTTCGATTGAAGAAGCCGCGCAAATTCACCGACTACCTCCAGCCACAGGGTTTTATCCGCCGCCTCGATGGCGCCGATTCCCGGGAGGTGATCCGGGAGCTTTCCCAGGTGATTGCACCACTGGCCGGACTTGATGCCGGAGAGGTCTGCAACGCCGTCCTTGCCCGCGAAAAGATCATGGCCACGGGGATCGGCCACGGGGTGGCTGTACCTCACGCCCGATTCCGGGATCTGGCTGAGCCGCTGGTGGGAATCGGTTTTTCCGACACCGGTGTCGATTTCGATGCGCCGGACGAAACAGCTGCCCGAATCATCTGCCTGATCCTGACCCCGCCCCATGACAATGGAGCCCAGTTGGAGATTCTGGCCGACATTGCCGCCACTTTCAAGAATGAGGGCCTCAGGGAAAAGGCTTTCCACCTCACCAGCTACACCGAGCTTCTCGCCCTGGTAAAAAGCGGAAAAGACGCCTAG
- the tolB gene encoding Tol-Pal system beta propeller repeat protein TolB — protein MFRILITVFLLLLPTLPAAAAQIEVSAPGQQAIPLALNRFLPLQGAVDQKVAAEVDQVLKADLDLSGLFRLLDPRAYLSDAEKLGLTSTAIDFAQWRLLGAEALIKGAYTVEGDTLTLEARLYDTVGRRLLTGRRYVGKVEDVRRMAHSFADQVLKSLTGESGPFNTRIAYISTSTGHKELYLAEVDGHNPIRITNHRSIVLNPDFSPVGKELIFTSYKEGNPDLYRKEIYSGQEARLSHQKGLNISGRYRPDGRELALTLSKDGNSELYLIGTDGRLHKRLTDNWGIDVDASWSPREDEIVFVSDRQGNPHLFIVNTLDGAVRRLTNTGKYNATPAWSPKGDRIVFSRLEGNIFDIYTIRPDGTDERRLTFGPGNKEHPRWSPDGRFLVYSSDETGNKAIYIMRVDGSGSRRISPPGGDSRHPAWSGQW, from the coding sequence ATGTTTCGCATCCTGATAACCGTGTTTCTTCTGTTGCTTCCGACCCTGCCTGCGGCGGCCGCCCAGATCGAGGTAAGCGCCCCCGGCCAGCAGGCCATCCCCCTGGCCCTGAACCGCTTTCTCCCCCTTCAGGGGGCGGTGGATCAGAAGGTGGCCGCGGAGGTGGATCAGGTGCTAAAAGCCGACCTCGATCTTTCCGGTCTGTTCCGCCTCCTCGATCCGCGGGCCTATCTCTCCGACGCCGAAAAGTTGGGCCTCACCAGCACCGCCATCGATTTTGCCCAGTGGCGGCTTCTGGGCGCCGAAGCCCTCATCAAAGGAGCCTACACGGTTGAGGGGGACACCCTGACGCTGGAAGCCCGTCTCTATGATACCGTGGGACGGCGCCTTCTCACCGGACGGCGTTACGTGGGCAAGGTCGAGGACGTGCGGCGCATGGCTCACTCCTTCGCCGACCAGGTTCTCAAAAGCCTCACAGGCGAGTCCGGCCCCTTCAACACCCGCATCGCCTATATATCCACCAGCACGGGGCATAAGGAGCTCTACCTTGCGGAAGTGGACGGCCATAATCCCATCCGGATAACCAACCATCGTTCCATCGTCCTCAATCCCGACTTTTCTCCGGTGGGCAAGGAACTGATCTTTACCTCCTACAAGGAGGGGAATCCCGACCTCTACCGCAAGGAGATTTATTCGGGCCAGGAAGCGCGCCTTTCCCATCAGAAGGGGCTCAACATTTCCGGCCGCTATCGGCCGGACGGCCGCGAGCTGGCCCTGACCCTGTCGAAGGACGGAAACTCAGAACTTTATCTGATCGGGACGGACGGCAGGCTGCACAAGAGGCTCACCGATAACTGGGGGATCGATGTCGATGCCAGCTGGAGTCCCCGGGAAGACGAAATCGTCTTCGTCTCCGACCGTCAGGGCAACCCTCATCTTTTCATCGTCAACACTCTCGACGGCGCCGTTCGCCGCTTGACCAATACGGGAAAATACAATGCCACCCCCGCCTGGAGTCCGAAGGGGGACCGCATCGTCTTCAGCCGTCTGGAGGGAAACATCTTCGACATCTACACCATCCGGCCGGACGGCACCGACGAGCGCCGCCTCACTTTTGGCCCCGGCAACAAGGAACATCCCCGCTGGAGTCCCGACGGCCGCTTTCTCGTCTACTCCTCGGATGAGACGGGAAACAAGGCGATTTATATCATGCGCGTCGACGGCAGCGGGTCACGGCGAATTTCTCCTCCCGGCGGGGATTCCAGGCACCCTGCCTGGTCGGGGCAATGGTAA
- the tolR gene encoding protein TolR has protein sequence MEVGQRESRTRSTLSQINVTPFVDVMLVLLIIFMVTAPMMEKGLDVNLPEVENAPDLAATKEPLIVTVQKDGTIAVGGSRVNSAAKLTPVLRQILESRQEKEVFLEADRDVPYGRVVQAMAAIREAGVQKLGMVAQEPQR, from the coding sequence ATGGAAGTCGGTCAGCGTGAGAGCCGCACCCGAAGCACCCTTTCTCAGATCAACGTCACTCCCTTCGTCGACGTCATGCTGGTGCTGCTGATCATCTTCATGGTGACCGCGCCGATGATGGAGAAGGGTCTCGACGTCAACCTGCCGGAAGTGGAGAATGCGCCGGATCTCGCCGCGACCAAGGAGCCGCTCATCGTGACGGTGCAGAAAGACGGAACCATTGCCGTCGGCGGGTCGCGGGTGAACAGCGCGGCCAAGCTCACCCCGGTGCTGCGGCAGATCCTCGAGAGCAGGCAGGAGAAGGAGGTCTTTCTCGAGGCCGACCGGGATGTTCCCTACGGCCGCGTCGTGCAGGCCATGGCGGCAATCCGCGAAGCGGGCGTGCAGAAGCTGGGGATGGTCGCCCAGGAACCACAAAGGTAA
- a CDS encoding radical SAM/SPASM domain-containing protein, whose translation MKNRQRNLLQNPSDTPALREYPSKLFVETTSRCNLSCFMCVKQTRDSGVKDGDLTPETFSRLEPALPNLEALVLNGVGEPLLHPHLEEFIHRARRRMPDQGWIGFQSNALLLNESRALSLAEAGLDRICLSLDSVSADTFRKVREGGELLSVERALSALEIAANKSGRPKIRAGVEFVLMRDNLHELPEAMRWAARRGVDFAIVTHLLPYDEKHSGQAAYGSCSGASIELFETWKKKAAEAGVDLTRYFDVIFKYAKNNEEQRIIGFVEQMKTEAGERGISFDLKKLLQMDRSWLEEVASVFEEAREAAEEAGVDLRLPEIVPQADRHCHFVEDGGAFISWDGGVHPCYFLWHRYNCFAGGWNQIVKPKIFGSLAERGILEIWNNLEFRSFRESVLEYDYPYCSSCTLAPCDYVQTEEFEQDCHVNAQPCGSCLWCMGLFQCLR comes from the coding sequence GTGAAGAACCGCCAGCGTAATCTCTTACAGAACCCCAGCGACACTCCCGCGCTTCGGGAATATCCTTCCAAGCTCTTCGTCGAAACAACCTCCCGCTGCAACCTGAGCTGCTTCATGTGCGTCAAGCAGACCCGGGACAGCGGCGTCAAGGACGGAGATCTGACGCCGGAAACCTTTTCCCGATTGGAGCCGGCCCTGCCGAACCTGGAGGCCCTCGTTCTGAATGGAGTGGGCGAACCCCTGCTTCATCCGCACCTGGAGGAATTCATTCACCGGGCAAGAAGGCGCATGCCCGACCAGGGATGGATCGGCTTCCAGAGCAACGCTCTTCTTCTGAACGAAAGCCGGGCTCTCAGCCTTGCGGAGGCGGGCCTCGACCGCATCTGCCTCTCCCTCGACTCCGTCTCCGCCGATACCTTTAGAAAAGTCCGGGAGGGAGGGGAGCTGCTCTCTGTGGAGAGAGCCCTTTCGGCGCTGGAAATTGCCGCAAATAAAAGCGGCCGGCCAAAGATACGGGCAGGAGTGGAGTTTGTCCTGATGCGGGACAATCTGCATGAACTGCCAGAGGCGATGCGCTGGGCGGCTCGCCGTGGAGTGGATTTCGCCATCGTCACCCATCTTCTGCCCTATGACGAAAAACATTCCGGCCAGGCGGCCTACGGTTCCTGCAGCGGAGCCTCCATCGAGCTTTTCGAGACGTGGAAGAAAAAGGCGGCCGAAGCGGGCGTCGACCTGACCCGATACTTCGATGTCATTTTCAAATACGCCAAAAACAACGAGGAGCAGCGGATCATCGGGTTCGTCGAGCAGATGAAAACGGAGGCCGGGGAGCGCGGCATCTCCTTCGATTTGAAAAAGCTTCTGCAGATGGACCGTTCCTGGCTCGAGGAGGTCGCCTCAGTCTTTGAAGAGGCCCGCGAAGCGGCCGAGGAGGCGGGAGTCGATCTCCGGCTTCCCGAAATCGTTCCTCAAGCGGACAGGCATTGTCACTTCGTCGAGGACGGCGGGGCCTTCATTTCGTGGGATGGAGGAGTTCATCCGTGCTATTTTCTCTGGCACCGCTACAACTGCTTTGCCGGCGGTTGGAACCAGATCGTCAAGCCGAAGATCTTCGGCAGCCTGGCCGAGAGGGGGATCCTGGAGATATGGAATAACTTGGAATTCCGTTCCTTCCGGGAAAGCGTTCTGGAGTATGATTATCCCTATTGCTCCAGCTGTACCCTGGCGCCCTGCGACTACGTGCAGACCGAGGAGTTCGAACAGGACTGCCATGTCAATGCCCAGCCCTGCGGCAGTTGCCTCTGGTGCATGGGCCTGTTTCAGTGCCTGCGCTGA
- the ybgF gene encoding tol-pal system protein YbgF yields MDGWKRVIPVLVLVGSVAGCIPTQRDLRMEQDLEEMKRRLAQSERSVVTLRQDRSDTTSERLELLAKQQAEIQAGLDTLRVEAQSVNGRLEDMAQMNARLREDLSLVQDDLSLKVSALEERLSRLEEAQATRPVSPAATPEALYHQGLELIQKEGAFNRGREQMETFLKRYPGHELAVNATYWVGEAYFGEKKYENAILQFQEVVQKHGSHPKAAAALLKQGLAFKALGDDKNARVILQQVVERFPKTEEAKKASERLGEWKEPS; encoded by the coding sequence GTGGATGGATGGAAAAGAGTAATTCCGGTGCTTGTTCTGGTGGGGAGCGTTGCCGGCTGCATCCCGACCCAGCGCGATCTGCGCATGGAGCAGGATCTGGAGGAAATGAAGCGGCGGCTGGCCCAGTCGGAACGAAGCGTGGTGACACTGCGGCAGGACCGCTCGGACACAACCAGTGAGCGTCTTGAACTCCTGGCAAAGCAGCAGGCGGAAATTCAGGCGGGGCTCGACACCCTCAGGGTCGAGGCCCAGTCGGTCAACGGACGGCTTGAAGACATGGCGCAGATGAACGCCCGGCTTCGCGAAGATCTCTCCCTGGTGCAGGATGATCTGAGCCTCAAGGTCTCGGCTCTGGAAGAAAGGCTCAGCAGGTTGGAGGAAGCCCAGGCGACCCGGCCCGTTTCACCGGCGGCAACCCCAGAAGCGCTGTATCATCAGGGGTTGGAGTTGATTCAGAAAGAGGGGGCATTCAATCGGGGGCGTGAGCAGATGGAGACTTTTCTCAAACGCTACCCCGGTCACGAACTTGCGGTCAATGCCACGTACTGGGTCGGGGAGGCCTATTTCGGAGAAAAGAAATACGAAAACGCTATCCTGCAGTTCCAGGAAGTGGTGCAGAAGCATGGAAGTCATCCCAAGGCGGCCGCTGCTCTGCTGAAGCAGGGACTGGCTTTCAAGGCCCTTGGAGATGATAAAAACGCCCGGGTGATTTTGCAGCAGGTGGTGGAAAGGTTCCCGAAGACCGAAGAAGCGAAAAAGGCCAGCGAACGGCTTGGGGAGTGGAAAGAGCCTTCCTGA
- the pal gene encoding peptidoglycan-associated lipoprotein Pal, with the protein MNKKSILQLVLLVTLATLLAVGCAKKPAPPVEEEAPMVTKMPEQEVSGIQERELTEAEIREREAQARAAAEAAAREEAARTGIQRIFFDFDQYVLTSQARDILAGNAAYLKANPEVSVRIEGHCDERGSDEYNLALGERRAQSAQKYLISLGIDSSRLDVISYGEEKPLDPGNNEEAWAKNRRAEFVVTR; encoded by the coding sequence ATGAACAAAAAGAGTATCCTGCAGTTGGTTCTTCTGGTAACCCTTGCCACTCTGCTGGCTGTGGGCTGCGCCAAGAAACCGGCCCCCCCGGTGGAAGAAGAGGCTCCGATGGTCACCAAAATGCCTGAGCAGGAGGTGAGCGGCATTCAGGAGCGGGAGTTGACGGAAGCGGAGATCCGCGAACGGGAAGCCCAGGCGAGGGCTGCAGCGGAAGCGGCAGCGAGGGAGGAAGCTGCTCGAACCGGGATTCAGCGCATCTTCTTTGATTTCGATCAGTATGTCCTGACGTCCCAGGCCCGGGATATCCTGGCCGGCAATGCCGCCTACCTCAAGGCAAACCCCGAGGTCAGCGTGCGGATCGAAGGACACTGCGACGAGCGGGGTTCGGACGAATACAACCTCGCCCTTGGCGAGCGGCGCGCACAGTCCGCCCAAAAATACCTCATCTCCCTGGGCATCGATTCGAGCCGCCTCGATGTCATCTCCTATGGGGAGGAAAAACCCCTCGATCCGGGCAACAACGAAGAGGCCTGGGCCAAGAACCGGCGGGCCGAATTCGTCGTTACACGCTAA
- a CDS encoding DUF4242 domain-containing protein encodes MPKYIVEREIPQAGNLSPLELQSISRKSCGILREMGPQIQWVQSYVTMDKIFCVYIAPNEDAVREHALQGGFPANAVVEVKAMIDPTTAE; translated from the coding sequence ATGCCGAAATATATCGTTGAACGTGAAATACCGCAGGCGGGCAATCTTTCCCCCCTGGAGCTTCAGTCGATATCCCGGAAGTCCTGCGGCATCCTGCGGGAAATGGGTCCGCAAATTCAGTGGGTCCAGAGTTATGTCACCATGGACAAAATCTTCTGTGTCTACATCGCTCCCAATGAAGATGCTGTTCGAGAGCATGCCTTGCAGGGCGGATTCCCGGCAAACGCCGTCGTTGAAGTCAAGGCCATGATTGATCCAACGACCGCGGAATAA
- a CDS encoding cation:proton antiporter produces the protein MNSIPLHPVPHGPNMTIDIVSILSALAIIFIGALAGGRLAALCRIPRVTGYLITGLAAGPSLADLLGLPSLLRTEALRELQIVSDVALALILMNIGGLFQIDHLRRWRHRIALFSLSEIGLTFILVAAAALVVNLTVLHKTVAALSLWQTSLWFALFLGIIAVATAPAATLMVIREYEAEGPVTGMVLTLVGINNLVAVLGYAVIAHFLIVPGEGLPVLLFHMTGPIVIGGLIGFAMSVWAQNLELPSEQKLLLLGGVAASTALCRFLGIDHLLASLALGVVLSNSSPRWHLLTQSLRQVDYILYVAFFVLAGANLHIETLSHIGLLGVAYVLARTLGKWLGALIGARLGAFGSREKNYVGLALLAQAGVAIGLAGSLSRHWPEGGRLLETVVLGSVVVFELIGPLAVRHGLVRAGEVPILSLLQKRAPQGALEGLHSIAQHFRSSLGIPMGHKMEDPGDILVRHVMRQNVETIRNDTPYNELLRLIAHSRYDRFPVVDKEERFLGMINYTEIRNLLFEPSLAPLVVAGDLATATHHALAPDMPLREVLKILQLNRDISYFPVIDPETPDRLLGILNQNDVLATFRRLDEV, from the coding sequence TTGAATTCCATTCCGCTTCATCCGGTTCCTCACGGGCCCAACATGACCATCGACATCGTCTCCATCCTCAGCGCTCTCGCCATCATTTTCATCGGCGCACTGGCCGGTGGGCGCCTGGCCGCCCTCTGCCGCATTCCCCGGGTGACGGGGTACCTCATCACGGGACTGGCCGCCGGCCCCTCTCTGGCCGATCTCCTTGGTCTTCCTTCCCTGCTCAGGACGGAAGCGCTCCGCGAGCTGCAGATCGTCTCCGACGTCGCGCTGGCCCTGATCCTGATGAACATCGGCGGCCTGTTTCAGATCGACCACCTGCGCCGCTGGCGGCACCGCATCGCACTCTTCTCCCTGAGTGAAATCGGCCTGACCTTCATCCTGGTCGCCGCCGCCGCCCTGGTCGTCAACCTGACCGTCCTGCACAAGACGGTTGCCGCTCTCTCCCTCTGGCAGACGTCCCTCTGGTTCGCTCTTTTTCTCGGGATCATCGCCGTCGCCACCGCACCGGCCGCCACCCTCATGGTCATCCGCGAGTACGAGGCCGAGGGTCCGGTCACCGGCATGGTCCTGACCCTGGTAGGGATCAACAACCTGGTCGCCGTCCTCGGCTACGCGGTGATCGCCCACTTCCTGATCGTTCCGGGGGAAGGTCTCCCGGTGCTTCTTTTCCACATGACCGGCCCCATCGTGATCGGAGGTCTCATCGGCTTCGCCATGTCGGTCTGGGCCCAGAACCTGGAGCTTCCGAGCGAGCAGAAGCTCCTGCTCCTTGGAGGGGTGGCTGCAAGCACGGCCCTGTGCCGGTTCCTCGGGATCGACCACCTCCTGGCCAGTCTCGCCCTCGGCGTGGTCCTGTCCAACAGCTCACCCCGGTGGCACCTGCTGACCCAGTCCCTGCGCCAGGTCGACTACATCCTCTACGTGGCGTTTTTCGTCCTCGCGGGGGCCAACCTCCATATCGAAACCCTCAGTCATATCGGTCTGCTCGGCGTCGCCTACGTTCTGGCCCGCACTCTCGGCAAGTGGCTCGGCGCCCTGATCGGCGCCCGTCTGGGAGCCTTCGGAAGCAGGGAGAAAAACTACGTGGGCCTGGCCCTGCTGGCCCAGGCGGGGGTAGCCATCGGACTGGCCGGCAGCCTGTCGCGGCACTGGCCCGAGGGGGGCCGTCTCCTGGAAACGGTGGTCCTCGGCTCGGTCGTCGTCTTCGAGCTGATCGGGCCGCTGGCGGTCAGGCACGGACTGGTACGCGCCGGCGAAGTCCCCATCCTTTCCCTCCTGCAGAAACGGGCTCCTCAAGGGGCACTGGAGGGGCTCCACAGCATCGCCCAGCATTTCCGCTCGTCTCTCGGCATTCCGATGGGCCACAAAATGGAGGATCCTGGAGATATTCTGGTGCGTCACGTCATGCGCCAGAATGTGGAGACCATACGCAACGACACCCCCTACAATGAACTGCTGCGCCTGATCGCCCACAGCCGCTACGACCGCTTTCCCGTGGTCGACAAGGAGGAGCGCTTCCTCGGAATGATCAACTACACCGAGATCCGCAATCTACTCTTTGAGCCGTCGCTCGCTCCCCTCGTTGTCGCCGGCGACCTGGCCACTGCCACCCATCATGCACTTGCACCGGATATGCCCCTGCGGGAAGTTCTGAAGATCCTACAGCTCAACCGGGACATCAGCTATTTTCCTGTCATTGATCCCGAGACCCCCGACCGCCTGCTGGGTATTCTCAACCAGAATGACGTTCTGGCCACCTTCCGTCGCTTGGACGAAGTTTAA